A window of the Butyricimonas faecalis genome harbors these coding sequences:
- a CDS encoding RagB/SusD family nutrient uptake outer membrane protein: protein MKKYILLIWVVACGLLTGCDDFLEEHSNDNAYATTCKDLNELLIGNGYMKYYVSRANLSSLSVNTKNGPYFPWLLVMDDDAEEFVRGSYSKNSPLAELEGFYEWVSNPYNIDGVLYSDKTWGRLYEHIGVVNVILDKVEEFKHDTEADRNIIKGQSHFLRGAYYYLLVNLYAKAYDKISASRDLGVPLKLTPYVEDINYTRSPVDSVYMQIVRDLELAVTELEGYKPATVRRASQDAARALLSRVYCYMGKWELVPDLCNAILDGNRWSLRNLNTMNADSSWIEISSPEIIFANGSHCVNRVFPTVKNASGRSGFRVSDELVDLFNEHGTVETTVGGSSVEVLNDCRKAVTLYMEDAPNVDYYIPRKTKKDEVKSEYDFVSDNFSIRLSEVYLNLAEAYAMTDQEDLAKATLKTLLEKRLVRVNDITATGEDLVKLIRNERRRELCFEGQRWFDLRRYAVSPRYPEVKQIVHKVYDYVYGDMNTVGSYRGYYVLPEYPDGGWLLPIPNEEIEQTDGSIVNNERQDCILYEY from the coding sequence ATGAAAAAATATATTCTTTTAATTTGGGTGGTTGCCTGTGGATTGCTTACCGGTTGTGATGATTTTTTGGAGGAGCATTCGAATGACAATGCTTATGCGACGACCTGTAAGGATTTGAACGAGTTATTGATTGGGAACGGGTACATGAAATATTACGTGTCTCGGGCAAATTTATCTTCGTTGAGTGTTAATACAAAAAACGGGCCTTATTTCCCGTGGTTGTTGGTTATGGATGATGATGCGGAAGAGTTTGTTAGAGGATCGTATTCTAAGAATTCTCCATTGGCGGAATTGGAAGGTTTTTACGAATGGGTGAGTAACCCGTATAATATCGATGGGGTTCTTTATAGTGATAAGACTTGGGGACGCTTGTACGAACACATCGGTGTTGTAAATGTGATTTTGGATAAAGTGGAGGAGTTTAAGCACGATACGGAAGCAGATCGTAATATAATCAAGGGACAGAGTCATTTTTTGAGAGGGGCGTACTATTACCTGTTGGTGAATTTGTATGCAAAGGCTTATGACAAGATTTCCGCCTCTCGGGATTTGGGTGTTCCGTTAAAGTTGACTCCTTACGTGGAGGATATCAATTACACGAGATCTCCGGTGGACAGTGTCTATATGCAGATTGTTAGAGATTTGGAATTAGCTGTCACCGAGTTGGAGGGATATAAACCGGCAACTGTTCGGAGGGCTTCACAGGATGCTGCGCGAGCTTTGTTAAGCCGTGTATATTGTTATATGGGGAAATGGGAATTGGTTCCTGACTTGTGTAATGCCATTTTGGATGGAAATAGATGGAGTCTTCGGAATTTAAATACGATGAATGCAGATTCTTCGTGGATTGAGATCTCCTCTCCCGAGATTATTTTTGCCAATGGTAGTCATTGTGTGAATCGGGTATTCCCAACCGTGAAAAATGCATCGGGAAGATCCGGTTTCCGGGTTTCCGATGAGTTGGTGGACTTATTTAATGAACACGGAACGGTTGAAACGACTGTTGGTGGATCCTCTGTTGAGGTGTTGAATGATTGTCGAAAAGCGGTGACTCTTTACATGGAGGACGCTCCGAATGTGGATTATTATATTCCTCGGAAGACGAAAAAAGATGAGGTAAAGAGTGAATATGATTTTGTTTCGGATAATTTTTCTATTCGTCTTTCGGAGGTGTATTTGAATTTGGCCGAGGCTTACGCGATGACTGATCAAGAGGATTTGGCCAAGGCAACCTTGAAAACATTGTTGGAGAAGCGTTTGGTGAGAGTGAATGATATTACGGCAACGGGTGAAGATCTTGTAAAATTGATTCGGAATGAACGACGTCGAGAGTTGTGTTTCGAAGGGCAACGGTGGTTTGATCTTCGTCGATATGCGGTTTCTCCCCGTTATCCTGAAGTAAAACAGATTGTGCATAAAGTGTACGATTATGTTTATGGTGATATGAATACGGTCGGTTCATATCGCGGATATTACGTGTTACCCGAATATCCGGACGGAGGTTGGTTGTTACCGATACCAAATGAAGAGATTGAACAGACCGATGGATCTATCGTGAATAATGAGAGACAAGATTGTATATTATATGAATACTAG
- a CDS encoding TlpA family protein disulfide reductase, with protein MMKRFLLVFAVIVLALPTFAQKSAAQIAGEKLREKWMNQKAPEFVVEKWLTKEPKMKGKFILVDFWGPSCGPCRKLIPELNEWSKLFKKDLLVIGVAPNKEESVRKMKEPVIEYFSAIDTQQRMSKIYGLKFYPMAVLIDPDGIVRWIGYPSTEDFTKEFVKKTIDEYKNQKKK; from the coding sequence ATGATGAAAAGGTTTTTACTTGTATTTGCGGTTATCGTGTTGGCATTGCCAACGTTCGCTCAAAAATCTGCTGCACAGATCGCCGGAGAAAAACTTCGGGAAAAATGGATGAACCAAAAGGCTCCGGAGTTTGTGGTTGAGAAATGGTTGACGAAAGAGCCAAAGATGAAAGGTAAGTTTATATTGGTGGATTTTTGGGGACCTTCTTGCGGGCCTTGTCGCAAATTGATTCCGGAATTGAACGAGTGGAGTAAATTGTTTAAAAAGGATCTGTTGGTTATCGGAGTTGCACCGAATAAAGAGGAGAGTGTTCGTAAGATGAAAGAACCGGTTATCGAGTATTTCAGTGCAATCGATACGCAACAGCGGATGTCTAAAATCTATGGTTTGAAGTTCTATCCAATGGCTGTGTTGATAGATCCAGACGGCATTGTTCGTTGGATTGGTTATCCATCCACGGAAGATTTCACTAAAGAGTTTGTGAAGAAAACTATTGACGAATATAAAAATCAAAAAAAGAAATAA
- a CDS encoding TolC family protein, which translates to MNKLKFARKRVLPFLCIMLLSISLRGQEASKGDFSEKRISIEKCQQWAMENYPAIKQHDLLDKAREYTLSNISRVYRPEFSLSGVASWQSERMKLDLKMPKTVNVSMDLNGPVSIPVSIPEMSIPVSDQDRYNVSLMLKQALWTGGRVKAGKQVAESEIDMMHAGLDAQLYEIKDKVKELYFGLLTIEGKEKQLDCADEILDSLHVRAEAALKDGVIYETDLDVIEVERIKYRQLRLELEAKREACLGVLSMLIHRPLSKETELQVPEEVILESDKIERPELKYLDSKIDRLEADLKMQNAENMPKLGLFATGGYGKSGLNTFDKEFKPYFIGGIMLSWNFGKLNTLKNDRKLKRVQQESVRIEQESFIFNTKMEMLMQDAEIKKMRNLVKEDEKVLRLRESIRQASEVKYANGVYTISELISDVNYALIAQQEKLLREIELKMMIYSKKITLGL; encoded by the coding sequence ATGAATAAATTGAAGTTTGCAAGAAAAAGGGTATTGCCTTTTTTGTGTATCATGTTGTTGAGCATTTCACTTCGAGGACAGGAGGCGAGTAAAGGAGATTTTTCGGAAAAACGCATTTCGATAGAAAAGTGTCAACAATGGGCGATGGAGAATTATCCAGCCATCAAGCAACACGATTTGCTGGATAAAGCTCGGGAATATACATTGTCGAACATTTCCCGGGTTTATCGACCGGAGTTTAGCTTGTCGGGGGTCGCTTCGTGGCAGTCTGAGCGGATGAAGTTGGACTTGAAAATGCCGAAGACGGTGAATGTCAGCATGGATTTGAACGGGCCGGTGAGTATTCCGGTTTCTATTCCCGAGATGTCCATTCCGGTGAGTGATCAAGATCGGTATAACGTGTCGTTGATGTTAAAACAAGCGTTGTGGACGGGGGGAAGAGTGAAGGCCGGGAAGCAAGTGGCAGAGAGCGAAATAGACATGATGCATGCGGGGTTGGATGCTCAGTTATACGAGATTAAGGATAAGGTCAAAGAGTTGTATTTCGGTTTGTTGACGATAGAGGGGAAAGAGAAACAATTGGATTGTGCGGATGAGATTTTGGATAGTTTACATGTTCGTGCCGAGGCCGCATTGAAGGATGGTGTGATTTATGAAACGGATTTAGATGTGATAGAGGTGGAGCGTATTAAATACAGGCAGTTGCGATTGGAGTTGGAGGCTAAGCGAGAGGCGTGTTTGGGTGTGTTGTCCATGTTGATTCATCGCCCTTTGTCGAAGGAGACTGAGTTGCAAGTGCCCGAGGAGGTGATATTGGAAAGCGATAAGATTGAACGGCCTGAGTTGAAATATTTGGATAGTAAGATTGATCGTTTGGAGGCGGATTTAAAGATGCAAAACGCAGAAAACATGCCGAAATTAGGATTGTTTGCCACGGGGGGGTATGGAAAGTCGGGATTGAATACGTTTGACAAAGAATTTAAACCTTATTTTATCGGAGGAATTATGTTGAGCTGGAATTTTGGGAAACTAAATACTTTGAAAAATGATCGTAAATTGAAACGGGTGCAACAGGAGAGCGTGAGAATCGAGCAGGAGAGTTTTATTTTTAACACGAAGATGGAGATGTTGATGCAGGATGCTGAAATTAAGAAAATGAGAAATCTGGTGAAGGAGGACGAAAAGGTGCTTCGTTTGCGAGAATCTATTAGACAGGCTTCGGAGGTAAAATACGCGAATGGCGTGTACACGATTTCCGAATTGATTTCCGATGTAAATTATGCGTTGATTGCTCAACAAGAGAAGTTATTGCGGGAGATCGAGTTGAAAATGATGATTTATTCAAAAAAGATAACGTTGGGTTTATAA
- a CDS encoding HlyD family secretion protein yields the protein MMNSKILYTVFLACVFGVGCNHKMEKRQASGMFETREVVVSSEISGRVERLEVMEGDYVEAGKVVGLIDTMQLHWLKVQAQQAAVAVNERIPNLDKILEVYRLKVERGEKELARVERLLAGKAATQKQYDDVKAMVDEGRSALEGQTHQAEVMIAGAKAESAAIALKVDQVNDQIRRCLITNPVSGVVLAKYTEEQELAAPVKALYKIGDMKNMYLQVYVEGFQANRLKVGDSVKVFAQLGGGEEREYQGRISWIASDAEFVPKTVHTQDERDNLVYAVKIHVENDGVLRVGMYGDVKFDTL from the coding sequence ATGATGAATAGCAAAATTTTATATACAGTGTTTTTGGCTTGTGTTTTTGGAGTCGGTTGTAATCATAAAATGGAAAAACGCCAAGCGTCGGGAATGTTTGAGACAAGAGAAGTGGTGGTTTCGTCGGAAATCAGTGGAAGAGTGGAGCGTTTGGAGGTGATGGAAGGTGATTACGTGGAGGCAGGTAAAGTGGTCGGTTTGATCGACACGATGCAGTTGCATTGGTTGAAGGTGCAAGCCCAGCAAGCTGCAGTGGCTGTGAATGAACGAATCCCAAATTTAGACAAAATATTGGAAGTTTACCGCTTAAAAGTGGAGCGGGGAGAGAAGGAGTTGGCACGGGTGGAACGTTTGCTGGCAGGAAAGGCTGCCACGCAAAAGCAGTATGATGATGTGAAGGCAATGGTGGATGAGGGGCGTTCTGCATTGGAGGGACAGACTCATCAGGCCGAGGTGATGATTGCCGGAGCAAAGGCTGAGAGCGCGGCGATTGCGTTGAAAGTGGATCAAGTGAATGATCAGATTCGTCGTTGTTTGATTACCAATCCTGTGTCAGGTGTTGTTTTGGCCAAATACACGGAAGAGCAGGAGCTTGCCGCACCCGTGAAAGCTCTTTACAAGATAGGGGATATGAAGAACATGTATTTGCAGGTGTATGTTGAAGGATTTCAAGCCAATCGTTTGAAAGTTGGAGATTCGGTGAAGGTGTTTGCCCAGTTGGGAGGGGGAGAGGAACGAGAATACCAGGGACGTATTTCATGGATCGCTTCAGACGCAGAGTTTGTTCCTAAAACTGTACACACTCAAGACGAACGGGATAATTTGGTGTATGCCGTGAAAATTCATGTGGAGAATGACGGTGTTTTGCGGGTTGGTATGTATGGTGATGTGAAGTTTGATACGTTGTAA
- a CDS encoding ABC transporter permease, whose protein sequence is MKLKTFIDQFLAFTQKEFFHILRDRKTLLVLVVLPISQLLIFGFALNSSLTEMPTAVLDLSNDRMSRQIISKIDASSTFKVEEYVHSMQEVDELFKSGKLSQVFVFMPGFEREIKRTGKGNVQIIMDASLQINASTLESYILATLLEYQQEINAGRELPIQIIPEVKMRYNPRLDSAFHFVPGVIGIVLMLVCSMMASLAIVKEKESGTMEVLLVSPVRPPVIILAKLVPYLLVGMINIVVILLISVFILNVPIAGNIFLLFLVGTIFTLSSLALGIMVSVLTKTQRSAIIISIAGLMLPAITLSGFIFPLGSLSLLMKVIVHLMPVTLFISAARNIMIKGLGMDAVYPELFGLIVITVVLIVISIKCFKNRLS, encoded by the coding sequence ATGAAATTGAAAACGTTTATAGATCAATTTTTAGCTTTCACGCAGAAAGAGTTTTTTCATATTCTTCGCGACAGAAAGACCTTGCTAGTGTTGGTTGTGTTGCCGATCTCCCAATTGTTGATATTCGGTTTTGCTTTGAATAGTAGTTTGACGGAGATGCCGACGGCCGTGCTAGATCTGTCGAATGATCGGATGAGTCGCCAAATTATTTCAAAAATAGACGCTAGTTCTACATTTAAAGTAGAGGAGTATGTACATTCCATGCAGGAGGTAGATGAGTTGTTTAAATCCGGAAAATTGTCACAGGTATTTGTGTTCATGCCCGGTTTTGAGCGTGAGATTAAACGCACTGGCAAAGGGAATGTACAGATCATTATGGATGCGAGTTTGCAGATTAACGCTTCCACGTTGGAATCTTATATTTTGGCTACATTGTTGGAATATCAGCAGGAGATCAATGCGGGGCGGGAGTTGCCTATACAGATTATTCCGGAGGTGAAGATGAGGTATAATCCTCGTTTGGATAGTGCGTTTCATTTTGTGCCCGGGGTGATTGGAATTGTGTTGATGTTAGTTTGTTCGATGATGGCTTCATTGGCTATCGTGAAAGAAAAAGAGTCTGGAACGATGGAGGTACTACTGGTTTCACCCGTGAGACCACCCGTCATTATTTTGGCAAAGTTGGTGCCTTATTTGTTGGTAGGAATGATAAATATTGTGGTTATTTTGCTGATATCCGTGTTTATTTTGAACGTACCCATAGCAGGAAATATCTTTTTGCTATTTCTGGTCGGAACGATTTTTACATTGTCATCGTTGGCTCTAGGAATCATGGTATCGGTTTTGACGAAGACGCAGCGTAGTGCTATTATCATTTCTATTGCCGGATTGATGTTGCCGGCAATCACGTTATCCGGTTTTATATTTCCATTGGGCTCGTTGTCATTGTTGATGAAAGTGATTGTTCATTTGATGCCGGTAACGTTGTTCATTTCTGCTGCAAGAAATATTATGATTAAGGGTTTGGGGATGGATGCTGTTTACCCGGAATTATTCGGTTTGATTGTGATTACCGTGGTGTTAATTGTTATTAGTATTAAGTGTTTCAAAAACCGCTTGTCATGA
- a CDS encoding ABC transporter permease has translation MRILGFLLQKEFIQIFRDKTILLILFLITVILLFILPPAAKVRTSRIALSVVDHDRTGTSSNFLRKLTSSGQFAIGAYTNTYEEGLKVLEKSKTSGILEIPKGFEKNIMERVEAPIMLEIDAVNGVTAGLSSFYFLQILGEYIEEYAEGFGFQSGFQIESQEEMMARVEAEAQAEMTKRLRKEAAYRENVMQMQEVAMQTDMPETEKITWGENYGISTSLSDMENGNSNEEIVVPRFVQESYVSDVTVPLIEKPADCGFEQVNMVVSHRYNPDGESSLYQIPSLLAILVCIIGTTLSALNIVTEKESGTIEQMNVSPVSRSAFIVSKIVPSWVIGMAILTIGLIIVRVMYGIVPQSSYWSIYLISFLFLVSMVGFGVLISTACRNQQQAMLLCFFFLLIICLLCGMWTPIDSMPTWARFIADINPLRYYIEVMRLFFAYGSELRHVLPQMGALCVFIVVFNAWAIMNFRKAR, from the coding sequence ATGAGGATTCTTGGATTTTTATTGCAAAAAGAGTTTATTCAAATATTCAGGGATAAGACGATACTGCTGATTTTATTTTTAATCACGGTGATCTTGTTGTTTATTCTTCCTCCGGCGGCAAAAGTTCGGACTTCTCGAATTGCGTTGAGCGTGGTGGATCACGATCGTACAGGGACATCATCCAATTTTTTGCGCAAGTTGACAAGTTCCGGTCAATTTGCCATTGGTGCCTACACGAATACTTACGAGGAGGGGTTGAAGGTTTTGGAAAAGAGTAAGACTTCTGGAATTCTTGAGATTCCTAAAGGATTTGAGAAGAACATTATGGAACGGGTGGAGGCCCCCATTATGTTGGAGATAGATGCGGTGAACGGGGTGACGGCGGGACTATCATCGTTTTATTTTTTACAGATCTTGGGAGAATATATAGAGGAGTATGCGGAAGGATTTGGTTTCCAGTCCGGTTTTCAAATTGAATCACAAGAAGAGATGATGGCTCGGGTAGAAGCGGAGGCTCAAGCAGAGATGACGAAACGTCTTAGGAAGGAGGCTGCATACCGGGAAAATGTGATGCAAATGCAGGAGGTTGCAATGCAGACAGATATGCCCGAAACGGAAAAAATAACGTGGGGTGAAAATTACGGTATCTCCACAAGTCTATCCGATATGGAGAATGGGAATTCGAATGAAGAGATTGTGGTGCCCCGGTTTGTACAGGAAAGTTACGTGTCGGATGTAACCGTTCCGCTTATTGAGAAACCTGCTGATTGCGGATTCGAGCAAGTAAATATGGTGGTGAGTCATCGTTATAATCCGGATGGAGAATCCAGCTTATATCAAATCCCTTCTCTTTTAGCCATATTGGTATGTATTATAGGAACAACCTTATCCGCTTTGAATATTGTGACAGAAAAGGAAAGTGGAACAATAGAACAAATGAATGTGAGTCCGGTGAGTCGGAGTGCTTTTATCGTTTCAAAAATTGTTCCCTCTTGGGTGATAGGAATGGCTATTTTAACGATTGGCTTGATTATTGTGCGGGTAATGTACGGGATTGTACCCCAAAGTAGTTATTGGAGTATCTATTTGATTTCATTTCTTTTTTTGGTTTCCATGGTTGGATTTGGCGTGCTAATTTCCACGGCGTGTAGAAATCAACAGCAAGCCATGTTGTTGTGTTTTTTCTTTTTGTTGATTATATGTTTGTTGTGTGGCATGTGGACTCCGATAGACAGTATGCCAACATGGGCGAGATTTATTGCGGATATAAATCCATTGCGTTATTATATTGAGGTTATGCGACTTTTCTTTGCTTATGGCAGTGAGTTACGGCATGTGTTGCCGCAGATGGGTGCCTTGTGTGTGTTTATCGTGGTGTTTAACGCATGGGCTATTATGAATTTCAGAAAAGCTAGATAA
- a CDS encoding zinc-dependent metalloprotease, whose translation MKKSFVFLFISLFLFSLCDTACGQEDTKKKKSESKTAETAKKPAAKSVSKYDKLFDKKGHIATTGGFMTLHLVDGKLYFELPLKYMGREMLLASTASESSNPMLCTNGYKAHTPRHIKFTLEDSTVYMRSVNAALDCRVNGERGKLLKEKNFIEPMLEAYEVAAWNKDRSAVVFNVTSLFTGSDADLSPVNDGIGKLTVKASPQKAGIKLDEIKAFEDNVMVSTWYAYRVSVSQGRTPVVTDAPLTVKALRSLLLLPEDRMRPRYSDARLGVFLTDKQSIEEEGSQMRKYSLANRWRLEPQDPKAYKRGKLVEPVKPIVWYVDDAFPESWKKPIKKAVLRWNQAFEKIGFKNVMQVRDFPKDDPSFDPDNLKYSCIRYIPSTVQNAMGPSWVDPKTGEIITASVIVYNDIVKLIAQWRFTQTAQVDPRVRAQVMPDDVMDESITYVIAHEIGHTLGLMHNMGASSAFPVDSLRSANFTKKYGTTPSIMDYARFNYVAQPGDKGVKLTPPDLGVYDEFVIKWLYTYFPDLKNADEENKVLEKWVDEKAGDPLYRFRKQQMLARLDPSAIEEDLGDDPVKAADYGIKNLKYILKNMNNWITDDPDGSYRKSLYNTLVSQYARYLQNVIYNVGGIYLTDVKDGTPGERVQPVDREVQRASLKWVLKQINDCDWLNNKEVTKHFGPDMAMSARVQNMAIMALFKAGQNVVLASHISNNSYSLEEYCNDLYDGVWESAIANRKVTQGDKIMQKNMLAMMKSLIKPSSNNLLGSLLGGISNEVGSPSWDEVELYGLYDAVTEKESIEEMSSLGMTEQEKINEVLNSFGFGYGYGWQRPVKTDIIDETLTNYCAIGVKLRTLLMGKAMNATDQSSKQHYQAMLFMLMQMMDGIKL comes from the coding sequence ATGAAAAAAAGTTTTGTATTTTTATTTATTTCGTTATTTCTTTTCTCCTTATGTGATACTGCATGTGGACAGGAGGATACAAAGAAAAAGAAATCTGAAAGTAAGACTGCCGAAACTGCAAAGAAACCGGCAGCTAAATCAGTAAGTAAATATGACAAGTTGTTCGACAAGAAAGGGCATATTGCTACAACGGGTGGTTTTATGACCTTACACCTGGTGGATGGAAAATTGTATTTCGAGTTACCATTGAAATATATGGGACGAGAAATGTTGTTAGCTTCCACGGCTTCAGAGTCTAGTAATCCGATGCTTTGTACAAACGGTTACAAAGCGCATACTCCTCGCCACATCAAGTTTACTTTGGAAGATAGCACGGTGTACATGAGAAGTGTTAATGCTGCTTTGGATTGCCGTGTAAACGGGGAGCGGGGAAAATTGTTGAAAGAGAAAAATTTCATAGAGCCGATGTTGGAGGCATATGAAGTGGCTGCTTGGAATAAAGACCGTTCTGCTGTTGTATTTAACGTGACCTCTTTGTTTACGGGATCGGATGCAGATTTGTCTCCCGTTAATGATGGTATTGGGAAGTTGACCGTAAAAGCATCTCCTCAGAAGGCAGGAATAAAATTGGATGAGATTAAAGCGTTTGAAGACAATGTGATGGTTTCAACTTGGTATGCTTATCGTGTATCTGTGAGCCAAGGAAGAACTCCCGTGGTGACTGATGCTCCGTTGACCGTGAAGGCGTTGCGTTCATTGTTGTTATTGCCGGAGGATCGTATGCGCCCAAGGTATTCAGATGCTCGTCTTGGAGTGTTTTTGACCGATAAGCAGAGTATCGAGGAAGAGGGTAGCCAAATGCGTAAATACTCTTTGGCAAATCGTTGGCGCTTGGAACCCCAGGATCCGAAAGCTTATAAGAGAGGAAAATTGGTGGAGCCGGTGAAACCGATTGTTTGGTATGTTGATGATGCATTCCCGGAATCTTGGAAAAAACCGATAAAAAAAGCTGTTTTGCGTTGGAATCAAGCTTTTGAGAAGATCGGTTTTAAGAACGTGATGCAAGTACGCGATTTCCCGAAAGATGATCCTAGTTTTGATCCGGACAATTTGAAATATTCTTGCATTCGTTATATCCCGTCGACAGTGCAAAATGCGATGGGGCCATCTTGGGTAGACCCGAAAACCGGAGAGATCATTACAGCCTCTGTAATTGTTTATAACGATATTGTGAAGTTGATTGCACAATGGCGTTTCACGCAAACTGCACAGGTTGATCCTCGTGTTCGGGCTCAAGTAATGCCAGATGATGTAATGGATGAATCAATTACTTATGTGATTGCTCATGAGATTGGTCACACGTTGGGATTAATGCATAATATGGGAGCCTCTAGTGCCTTCCCGGTTGATTCGTTGCGTTCTGCCAATTTCACGAAAAAATACGGGACAACACCTTCGATCATGGATTATGCCAGATTCAATTATGTGGCACAACCTGGAGATAAGGGTGTAAAATTGACTCCTCCGGATTTAGGTGTGTATGATGAGTTTGTGATTAAATGGTTGTATACTTATTTCCCTGATCTAAAAAATGCAGATGAAGAAAATAAGGTGTTGGAGAAATGGGTAGATGAAAAAGCCGGAGATCCACTTTATCGCTTCAGAAAACAGCAGATGCTTGCTCGATTGGATCCTTCTGCTATTGAAGAAGATTTGGGAGATGATCCTGTGAAAGCAGCTGATTACGGTATCAAGAATTTGAAGTATATCTTGAAAAATATGAATAATTGGATCACAGATGATCCCGATGGTTCATATAGAAAGTCTTTGTACAACACGCTTGTTAGTCAATATGCTCGTTATTTGCAAAATGTAATATATAATGTGGGGGGTATTTACTTAACTGATGTAAAGGACGGGACTCCCGGAGAACGTGTTCAACCGGTTGATCGAGAAGTTCAACGTGCTTCTTTAAAATGGGTGTTGAAACAAATCAATGATTGTGATTGGTTGAATAATAAAGAGGTGACTAAACATTTTGGCCCGGACATGGCGATGTCTGCTCGGGTGCAGAATATGGCGATTATGGCTTTGTTTAAAGCAGGACAAAATGTAGTATTGGCATCTCATATTTCCAATAATTCTTATTCTCTGGAAGAGTATTGTAATGATTTGTACGATGGAGTGTGGGAGAGTGCTATTGCTAATCGGAAAGTAACCCAAGGAGATAAAATCATGCAAAAAAATATGTTGGCGATGATGAAATCGTTAATTAAACCTTCATCTAATAATTTGTTGGGATCACTTTTAGGAGGTATTTCGAATGAAGTGGGTTCACCTTCTTGGGATGAGGTTGAATTGTATGGTTTGTATGATGCGGTTACAGAAAAGGAGTCTATAGAGGAAATGAGTTCTTTGGGCATGACAGAACAAGAGAAGATAAACGAGGTGTTGAATAGTTTCGGGTTTGGATATGGCTATGGCTGGCAACGTCCGGTGAAGACGGATATTATTGATGAAACATTGACTAATTATTGTGCTATTGGGGTGAAATTGCGCACGTTGTTGATGGGTAAAGCAATGAACGCCACGGATCAGTCTTCTAAACAACACTATCAAGCCATGTTGTTTATGTTGATGCAGATGATGGATGGAATAAAATTATAA
- a CDS encoding thioredoxin family protein has translation MKFMVLLFVIMSLGIITNAQDGVKFEDLTFEQALAKAKVENKLVFMDCYTSWCGPCKRMLNTVFVQKEAGDFFNPRFVNVKYDMEKGEGIELAKRFNVKSFPTFFIIRPDGSIQHKIGGAGSLKAFLGWVEKGLHEETSLDFLNKQYEKGGMNKKQMLEYHRVLLCAGERENAKVILDKLRSQLNDDDRVKADYWFLLEGQPHGSEGFNFVITNYAKLKKNIGEEKLSDYLSENYNKVLNNVFKEEGNNDVKAIKNLLDQVSKEWSLIGWKPDTRLQNKLNLLKACVSRNAEQIISCIEFGLDKQKVSKWNFDLWMMLSALEFVDLEGGKVDKARILAIETRIQGYFANSASMQNRLAPYFKRFK, from the coding sequence ATGAAATTTATGGTATTATTGTTTGTTATAATGTCTTTGGGCATTATAACAAACGCCCAGGATGGGGTAAAATTCGAAGATCTGACTTTTGAGCAGGCTTTGGCTAAAGCGAAAGTCGAGAACAAACTTGTTTTTATGGATTGTTACACTTCATGGTGTGGACCTTGCAAGAGAATGTTGAATACTGTTTTTGTTCAAAAAGAAGCTGGGGACTTTTTTAATCCCCGTTTCGTGAATGTAAAATACGACATGGAGAAAGGTGAAGGCATTGAACTGGCAAAACGTTTTAACGTGAAGAGTTTCCCGACCTTTTTTATTATTCGTCCCGATGGAAGCATACAGCATAAAATAGGAGGAGCAGGATCTTTAAAAGCTTTTTTGGGTTGGGTGGAGAAAGGATTGCATGAGGAAACTTCTCTTGACTTTCTGAATAAACAATACGAAAAAGGGGGAATGAATAAAAAACAAATGTTGGAGTATCATAGAGTTCTTTTGTGTGCCGGAGAGAGAGAGAATGCTAAAGTTATTTTAGATAAATTGAGAAGTCAGTTGAATGATGACGATCGGGTAAAAGCGGATTACTGGTTTTTGTTAGAAGGCCAACCACATGGATCTGAAGGATTCAATTTTGTTATCACTAATTATGCTAAGTTGAAGAAAAATATCGGAGAAGAGAAGTTGTCGGATTATTTGTCTGAAAATTACAACAAAGTTTTAAATAATGTCTTTAAAGAAGAGGGGAATAATGATGTAAAAGCGATAAAAAATTTATTGGATCAAGTGTCAAAGGAATGGAGTTTAATAGGTTGGAAACCAGATACTCGCTTACAGAATAAATTGAACTTGCTTAAAGCTTGTGTTTCCCGAAATGCGGAACAAATTATTTCATGTATTGAATTCGGTTTGGACAAACAAAAGGTGTCTAAATGGAATTTTGATTTATGGATGATGCTGTCTGCATTGGAATTTGTGGACTTGGAAGGGGGAAAAGTGGATAAAGCGAGAATCTTGGCAATCGAGACAAGAATTCAAGGGTATTTTGCAAATTCAGCAAGTATGCAAAATCGACTGGCTCCTTATTTCAAAAGATTTAAATAA